CCTTCTATATGAAGGTAGCATTATAGGCTCAATCCCAACCTTAGGCCACATTGAAGAATCAGGTATAGGCATGATCATTTGGCTATATGTTCTTATATAAGTCTCctttagaaaatatttgtgaACAAACTCCTTGGGATCCAACTTTGCCTTGTATATAGCAGAGACAGCATGTTTACATGGAACCCTGGTGACATCCCACTGCCTGCATTCACAAGTTGCTGCTGCAAGGTTAACAGTGTATTGCCTTCCATTGAAGTGAACTTCATAAATGGTTTCTCCAGCCCATAATGGCTCACAATATCTAGCTTTTCCTTTTATTTCCTCCAACTTCCCTTGCACCTTAGGGCATAAAATACCATGTTGTCTTTCTATATATTGTCTCTTCTGTTGAAACCACATCATTACCTGCCTTCTGATCTTCTCCATTAAATCAATGATTGATAACTCCCTTGCATCTAGTATTGTCCGGTTCCATGCCTCACACATATTGTTGCATAGCAAATCACATTTAATATCAGGTCCGAAATAAGATCTTGTCCACATTTGTGGTGGCACTTTCATGAGTCATTCATAAGCACTTACATTTGCATCCTTAATTTTCTGCATGCTTTTTTCCCAATCTTGCACAGTATAAGAAGTAGCTGCCTCCCAAAGCAAATCTTTCAATACTTTTTCCTTAAACTGTTTTTTGAAGTTATTATACATATGTTGCACACAAAATCTATGGTCCACTCCCGGCAGCAAGCCACCAAAAATCTCCACCAGACCCTAAGAcatttaattataaaagtaaacaaaagTTAGTTTCATAAATAATTCATTATGTTAACAATTAATTCATCATTGAATTGAGTTAAACTTTGTACTTTTTGTCTATCAGATAAGAAAGTCCACCCATGTGCCTCTACTCGTCCAATAGCTTATAGCAAATTTGTTAAAAACTAATTCCATGAATCCTTTAGTTCTGCTTCTACAACAGCCACTGCAATTGGAAACATCTGATTATTTCCATCTCTACCAATAGCACTAATAAGCTGTCCACCAAATGATCCCTTTACACCGcatttggattgggtacaagataGGGTATAAGAGCCTTATACCccatcttgtacccaaacacttTTTGGGATAGGTAGGAACTATAGTTCCCACCCAGGgtaggaacaagcttgttccccaCCCAccgggtagagagagaaagagagagagagagagagaaagagagagagagtattatttgaaaatagaatttaaatttttaaaatttaaaatttgtaatctgaaaattaaaatttaaaattctaaattttaaagtttaaatttcatattttaaattttaaaattttaaatttaatattttatatatttcaaatttaaagttggtcataaatttaaattttaaaatttaaattttaaaatttgaatatttaaattttaaaatttaaattttaaattttaaaatttataaattaaaatttaaaatttaaaattaNTtacaagtttaaaatttaaaaatttaaattcaaatataatgagaggggtaatatcattattttctatttataactatcaactattcttcttattccatcttttctatccaaacgctatttttcttatttccggaaacaaccaaattttcatccaaatacaaaattggtctagttctcgcttatacctaaacttgtacctatccctggtataagctagttcttacttatatccgaaccaaacgaagccttagaaAACAACCATCTATTCCAATGATAGGTCTACATCCTTCCTTTAATCCCTTGATTTGAGCATCATATGAAACAAAGATTCGTTGAAACATAGGGGCTAACTCAGGATGAGACCTTTCCATATATAAAAAAGCAAGGCTTCCTGGATTCCTCACCTTGATTATATTGCAATAATCCTATATTTCATGAACTACTCTCTATGTGATCCTATTATAACCTCCTTTGCCTTTCTCTTAGCTCTGTATATTTGGCTCTTAGAGACATCAATGCACAAATCCCTCCTCATTGTCTTTTTCATTGCTGATGTCCCCCATGTAGGATCATCTCTCAATTGCTCCAAGTATTTATTTGCAATCCATGGTGATGTAGCTTGGTTGTTTTTGAATTGCTTACCACACTTATGTTCAGATTGTAAAGACTTGATTCGGAAACATTCTTCATATGCATTCCAAGATGCATGAACACTCTATCCACATCTTATTTTTTGACTAGTAGAATCCTTTTTGCACTTGACAGTAACTCTGTCACCATcatttttgacaaaataaaaGTCATAACCATTTGATATTGCATTATTCCTTAGCAATGTTCTAAACTCTGCAGCTGATGCAAACTTCATACCTAATTTTAGCTCTGCTCTCTCTAAATCCCTTGATTTGTTGAACACAGGGTACTTTGGCCATGAAGGACCATCTTCATCTGATGAGGACATACTATCAAGATCCTCACTATGCTGATAGTCTGAACCCTGATCATTGTCTCCGGCAGTTTTTGTTCCCTTCTCATTAGCTTCATCATGTGCCGGTCCAGAAGTAGTGGGACCTCCCTGACCTATCCCATCAGTAATATCTTCCTCCTTTACATTGTTGACATTAATGCAGAAATCACTATCATTAATACTATCCTCATCACTATCACCAAAGTTGCTCCACTCATGCTCACTATCACTTTCTGATCCATCTTCAGCATCTTCATTGTTTTCTTCAACCCCTCCACTTACATTTCCATCAAGAGGCTCACCCATTCCCTCATCTTTCTTCCCTTGTCCATTTGTATCTTTCTGAACCTCATTCTCAGTATTATTGTTCTTTAATTGCTCCCCTTATACAGTCACATCTTCAATGAGCTCATTTAAAGCCTCCTCATCTACCATTTCAGGGGAAACTATATAGAGCAAAATGACACCAAATTCATCATGCCACTTAAGCATCTCTAGTACTACTTTATCATCATCCACAAGCTTCACGCCATTAGATATAACTCCAATAGGCATATATCATTGATTCTTTTGGTAATCCAAGGCTCTGAAGCATATCCCATAATTTAATAATCGACATCAAGTCTGGATCGACATTATCGGCATATGATATTTTCCCTCCATAGTATTCTGATATAGGATCTCCTTTAAAAAATCCACCATAGTGAATTTCAAGAGTCCTCAGCTCCTATATGGTATAATaattagaataaaaagaaaaaaaataattaaagtaagCTGTGGGAAAGCAATGGGACCCCAAATAGTACAcctaaattaaaacaaaaatataaatgcatcaCATACAAAAACATAAAGCAAAGTGGGACCAAAAGCTTAGATAATATCAAATCAACCTTCAAAACAActaaaaaaggaataaaataatgcAAAACTACAAACCCCAAAGAAATTTCTTCAACCACAGGAACATCAGGGACCACATATACTAAATTAACATTTCAACACTAAAGCTTAATTATACCTCAGAATAGTAAGAGGGTCCCTCGTTCAAGCACGATCACTCTCCCTAGGTCAATTCGCTCGCCTTTCTCCTTGGTTCGAAAGCGCTCACCTTTCGCCTACACCTAGGGTTCGAATTGCCTCGTCCTCCTCACAGGATCTAGCCCTAAATTTTCTCTCCAACAACGAAACGAACGACAgaacactttctctctctccctgtcAAGTAAAAGGTAAGGGCATTATCGTCATTTCACACTTGCCGTTAACGGCATAGCCCCCTGTGCACAATTCCGTAATTAggagggggcaaagtgtaggtttttaaatgtcagggagggaaaagtgaaaaagcgggttattacaggggggctttctgtaatttagcttaaattttaagttgaaacTTTTGTATGATGAATGTAAATTAAATTAGGCATTTCAAATCTTTCATGTGAAtgagagaattttattttaaattaatttagtgCATGGGCAGTCGATCGTGTCAGTGACATTGGTCAACCGAGTTAGGCAACCCCAGTCTCCTCTGATCTGTCCGCTCTCTTGTGCCACCATGAACAGCCATTTTTTCTGCCACCATGAACAACCCGTCCACGCGGCAAGTCTTTCTCTGGCGAATGGTCATTCTATCATAATATAGAACAAATttggttaaattttattttgaaaccaGATTAATATGTTCATAATTTCTAACATACTCAAAaatctattgttaattattctACATTCgcggtgttaaggaaccctcgattaagagaccaaatttaATGCTGATAATTTAAGAGACCAGAGTATAAATATGAACTTTTATTAATCTCATTTGCTCTATTCATGGCATAAGCAGGAGCATACCCTCACTATATATAAAGTTTGTAAAATTGAAATGCTCAGTTTATGGACTTAGTGATTGATCGAAATTAAGTTACTCAGGTTAATGACATGATGGTcgatttaaattaatttgttcaGTTTAGCAACTTGGCAGTCAAGTTAAAatgagtttgatttgatttattcagtttcagtttaacgacttggcggttAAGTTAAAATGAGTTTGCTTTGACTTGCTCAATTTAATGACTTGCGTTCAAATTGGGTAgaatttcatttgatttactCAGTTTGACGACTTGACAGTcaagttaaaataaatttagtttgaTCTGCTCAGTTTAACAACTTGACAGTCATttgacactacaacaaaattgccTTTTTGCGGCAATTATCTCATAGATTAGCAGCGATTATAATCGCCACTACTATCTTTACCggcaattataataattatcactACAAATGAGGTCGATAAAagtttagcggcaattatattGACGGCCGGTAAAGAGCAAAACAATTATCACTAAAGATTACTCTCTACCGGCAATTAAAAAGGTCACTAAAAGCAAAATACATTTGCccataaaatatataacattaATCACAAATGCCAACAAAGATAATGCAAATAaccactaaatataaaaaaacattaaatcatcattaaaagtcatatattcaattaatcactaaaaattttaaaaaataatgcatagacaacaaaaattaaaaacccAACATTTCAAATAAGCTGTATGTAAAAGTCTATTACATTCTCAAAAGTGTTGTTAGTACAAATTAGTGTCGAAATCACTTTCTATCACAAAATAAATGTCAATCAAACATTAGATAGCTAAAGAAAGTTCGAACTACAAGAAcactaatatataattaaaaagttttatagACGAAAGGAAAGTTCTATGCGCTCCAATAGAGAAGTTCAAACTACACTTCACGAAGACTCATCCTTAAAGAGCAAAGATTTCAATAGAAAAGATCCACGGACTTTAGAAAAATAATCtgcaagaaaaatatataaaaataaacggttaaaaaaattattaacaaatatgctaagaaaatatatttagaattaacAAGAAATTCTAGATTACCATGCCACTAAACCGAGATGTACAAAAAGAGCATCCTGCATTTTATACAACTTTGTCGTAACGAGCACTCGAATTATCAAGAACCTATTTTACAACCATATAAGAAAAACAACTTACAACAATATCTTCTCTACCATCTGAAACTGAAGAAatgtaatttcaaaaaaaaaaaaaggaaaatcctCAATATCAGCTATAATTTTGGCATCCGGTTGCTAGGAACTATTACATCACCAAAGAAGATCATATCAAAAGTAGTAAATTAGAAAATCCAAACGACAAAAGAAAGAGAGCTTGTTGTTACCTAGACATGACCAGTGTTCCAGTTACAATGATCAAGCGACATAGTAAGCTGAATGCAATCAACTTTATGAAGAAGAATAATTTTAAGCTTCCGTTGATCAACATAGAACCCTAATCTCAAATACAGAACTAATTTGCTAGTGCGGTAcaaatatctatctataatGCACCAAAATGTCTTACAAAAAGCAACAtaacaaagaaaattaaattgtacCTTTATTTTCTGATGACTACCAATTAGAAGAAGCTTGTCTGCAATTTGCATGCTAGTTATTACCACCTGAGAAACAAATTAAATGCAAAGCTAAAACTGATTGTTTtagaaattgaaaaatcaatgACATTGTTACCAATCATGAGCCAATTATGCAACAAAagaacatatatatgtacacacacgcacacaaacACACGACATTATGCGACCTCAGCGATAAGCATGCAAAAAGTTAATGTGGAAAATAGAGCAAAAAGTTTAATTAAGATGCTAAACATTACACGAAAAGCAGTTGTGAAAAGCAATATATAGGGTCTTGTTCTGCGAGAATCACATAGTGCCCAACAAGTTGCATTAATATTCATCTAAATTTAGCTACGAATACAATAAATAGGATACAATGTGAACTACGAGATGTTAACATAACATGTCAGTTAACATAAATCTGTCTACTCAATTGTCCAAATAAGACTCAAAATTCACTAAATGGCCCACTAGTTGACATCTAATGATTCTCGAACATGCCCCAACTacttttttctccctttttacATTCAAACTGATCTTATGATTTCATCGCACCTCCTTCACTGTTTGTTTGTGCTTTAggccaaggtttaaagtgctgtGGCAAGGGGGCGTGCCTCTGTCTGCCTGGCACAGTACGGCAccggcacgcttgcgtgccgacacatggtacgcttgcATGCCGATgaatacgcatgacctcctactggcacactttggcacggacttatttcagttttcttGGTTTCAATAaactattataatattattttgaaagatttaatcaaataattatgaatatttgctatgtataacttactatactcatcaattaacatacttgtaagctttcttgtatgtaaagtacaactatatctgatgcagaatagaaatttttacaggttagaatttttaaaatgcaaagacatcatttttgtcttttttcttttgaccatattacagtctttcttttataaaatacaaaaaaataattttaaaattattttaaaaaattatttttttcaaaaaattagtagatctatcaaaaaaaattaagcgaaaaattatatgacaaataaattaaataaatttaagtatcaattaatctaatttaacttttaattttatcaatattttcaatcttctaacgcaaaaataaaattttatatttgatgtgtcttaaaatttgtttattgagttcgattttgttttcCTAATTTGGCAaaagcttcgcggtgcgacaaattttgacaaaataatttgtgaagaaaaattgGATGTCTGTGGTGAAAGCGGAAGGAttggatatgtaaattaaaagtttgccctatattaataaacaaaaaaaaaattataatcttttTTGACTTGCCTAATAAATAGATTTTCtatttgcaatattttttggGGGTTGTAGGGTACCTAGAATGTTTCGGgtaccccaaaaaataaaacaaaaataaaaaaaataaaaagcaaaaaaaaaaatttgcattgtGCCGGCACGGCACTGTGCCACGGCACACATCGCCGTGCCGCTCTATCTCGTGCGGCACCGCCCCTCGTGCCGCGGCACGGAGGGAGGGTCCGATACCCGCCCTGTACCGTGCCCTTTTCTTGGtggcacggtacgtgccgcaCCGGCACGGTGCACGGTGCGGCACGgccggcacttaaatccttgctttagGCCTTTATGCATGATTTTCTAGATGGTAGATGCCATGTTGAGCAGACAACGAAAATATGAAAAATGTTGTTGGGTCCTTAATTTGAGTTAAGTGAGAAAAGGCTGTGATGATGATAAATACATTCTGAAATATGAAGCAAAGAAACTCTACATGCAAGTTAAGAAGACAAGCTGCTGAATCTTGTCAATAAGTAAATCCGTCAAGTTACTTCAAACTTCACCGTCAAAATGATATAAGAGATGGCTTCTATTAATCACACATATAATAGTATAACAAACCTTCGGAGGCCCAGCAGCATGAAGAATATTACAAGCCGCCAAGCCATCTTGTTCAGAAGTAATCCTAAAAATGTATAATGTAAAAGCATATGAAATTcacaaaattgtacaaaatgcCACGGATCAGCCTAATACACACTATAACTAAGAAATCAACTAATTTAGTTGAAACAAAATTACGAACCGTATAGACTTGACCAATTCATCAGAACTGATTTTCCTCAGAATTTCCTTGTGCTCAGCACTAGAAATTCTGAGTCCCTTCCTTATATGCGATATAAGTTCTGCCTTCTCCTATAAGAGACATGAGAGTTGGACAAATGCGACAGTAAACATACAGAAATAACCGAAAGAAAAGTTGCAGCAGGTACCCATGAAAGAGCATCTGATTCAGCATTGAATGCTCTTAAAACAGCACTATACGCTTTAGTCTCCAAGCAGTGAACTTGAAGTTCTATGTCTATTTCATCTTCTCCGCGAGATATTGGAGCTGAGGCCATCTCCATGGCTCCGGAATTATGCGCACTCCTCGAAGCCCGAAGTGTGCCAGGATTTGGCAAGTCATCATCAGTTTCTGTTAAGCAAATACAAGAAAATTTATGTTAACTGCTACAATTAGCAAGAAATAAAGGGCGTAATTGGCTCCAATCAGTAGAGAACATCATGATTAAACTACTACAATTAGCAGatatcaaaccatttcaaaaatTTCATACAACAGTGCAgaccttctctttctcttaatttattttataaaagccCCCAAAAAATGGCCTAAAAGGACAAGTTAATCTAAGCTGCCCATTGAGCAGCCAAAATCTGTTCACAATGATGATGTAAATCTTGTATCCCGTCTTCTAATGGCAACTATATATTGAGACTAACAGGATTCAACAGGGAAAAATCTCATTCATTCAATAATTTCATCTTCTTTAGTGTCGTAATGCTGTTATGCCTGGTAGCCTTCATCAACCATATGAATATGGTTACCTAATTCagtaaattttcttaaaatgcCCCATAGGCGATGCTTTTTCTATCATCTTATGTTTTGCCTTGATAGTTGACACTACAAACTCCTAACTACTAATCAAGAATATGAGGCAACATTTCTAACTTACACCTCCTCTTCTTGCTTGCATGAGgccaaaaaataatcaaaagaatttGTTACTAGGTAGCATATCGTTTGCAACAGCTAATCAGATACAAAATTATCAGACTTTCGCATTTTctacaagaaaatgaaaatatttaaagcaAGCTAATTATGTAATGCTaggaaattaaatattaaagcaCACACAAACTGATTATAATTGAGAATTAGGTGAAGTTGGATAATCAAAATTATACCTTTCCCCTTTTACCATGGTAAGGATctagtaattaaataataaagcaGACTAAATTGACAATATGGcacgaggaaaaaaaaaactaaacagaGGAAAGCTTAAGAGTGATGATAAGTACTTGTTAAGTGTTGAATACATAATAGATAGCATGAGAACAAGATAATACCTTTCTTCAGCTAGCTTTTCCATCTCTGCTAGAAAACCACATCACATGACAACCTCTAAATCATGTATGATCAAGTAACATTCAACTTATTCAGTGTTCCAAAATCATGTATAATAATCCTATTGGGTGTTTCTACATGCTatccatttgcaagtttaaggCACCTGCAGAAATAATATGAGAAATTACTAATTGCATGGACAACAGACTTAAACAATAAAGAATGTTCAAAGGTGTCAACCAGGAAGAATGTTCAAAGGTGTCAGCCAGGAGAGCTTTCACCTTATTGAATGGACATTAGCAAATAGCACAGCACTATCATTCACTTGAAAGCTAATTacatgaaaaaaagaaatagtggCAGTTAATGCAACATACCGATAGCCTTCTCTAAGAGCGTCTTGATCAGTTTTGATTGGCAAATCACTGAAAGTTTTCTTGGCTCTTCCATAAGATATGTAccacatataaatataatagcACTAATATATACAGGTCGTATAACAATAATAAAGTTGACTAATTTGCACTAGTAATCCAGGCACTTTTGGTCAAGTTTCATTTTGATCCTTGAACTTTTAAGTTTGACATTCAAGATCCCAAAACTTCCATGTTTGCTTCACTTTAGCCCTcaacaagaataaaaaaaattaactaatatcATGAAAACTGAAATCATATAACTAGTTTTGTTGTCGTTGCTTTACAAGATCTAACTATGTTTTCCATGTCTAGTTTGAGCGAAAAGCGAAAAAGTTTGTCTTATTTGACATAACTTAGAATTGCTTTCATTGCTCTGGTGCTTTATcagttttacatttttattatctaaatagtcTTCAATATCTCCCTCATGGCATCAGTAGATCAGTTCAGATGCTGTTTATATTGCGATATCCTCCAATATTTGTAATACTTCCTTTGATTTGTTTATTAATGACTAGATGGATCTGCTATAGGCGATACTGAAACGAAGACCATCAGCAATGATTATTAGGAGTCTAGGAGTTGATTTTTTTGTCTCATACCTGGAGGAATTGATTTTATTCTCTTGTTAAGCAATTTGTAAGCCATCTAGATGCACCAACCATATCATGTGGTTCACTGGTTCCCTTCGAAATAACTGCTCACATATATTGGTGCTGTCTTCTTCGAATAAAGTTTACTACCCTCTAGATGTTTATATGGCTGCCACTCATGGTATCTTAAATTCTATCTTCCATACAGTGCCATAACTTCTAGTTTGCCATAATTTCAGTTTATTGTAGTATTCCATACAGTGCCAGCATACTTTTCGTAACAATACAGCGTTTGCTGGAGGAAATGTCAAATATGAGAAGTTCACTGCTAGAACTTCAATCTAGTGTCAAATGCTTTAGATAGGCCCAAAATTCTAATCAATCATTTCAATATTCTCATTGCTTTCTACAGTATCTTCCTATGTTGAATGTATTATTGTTCTTCTCTGCAGTGGGTGAATTAGATGTTCCTTGTGAAATCTATGAAAGGAAAACATACCCATTTGAGTTCTCTTCTATTGAGATGCCTTATGAATCCTATAATGGAACAAATGTGAGACTAAGGTATGTACTTGCTTGTATAAATATGGATCAAGTGAAAGATGCATATAACAGAGCCAGATCAAACACAAATTTCCTAGAATGTGATCTCTTTCAGCTTTCCTACATAGCAAAAGGGAAGAGACAAGCAAGCAGAGGATCCTCAAATAGTAGCAGAGAATAGAGCCAAgattccaaaaagaaaacacaacCAAACCCGGGCGATGATGGGCTCGATGTCGCTGAGGATCTCGGCCTCTTTATCCTTCCACCAGTGAAACCCGGGCTCGTCGGCCCAGCCCTTGGCGCCGAGCGGAGCACCGACCCCGTCATTGGCATGTGGCGGCGGAGGGAGGTCGtcggagcgccgcc
This DNA window, taken from Ananas comosus cultivar F153 linkage group 5, ASM154086v1, whole genome shotgun sequence, encodes the following:
- the LOC109710896 gene encoding protein EMSY-LIKE 3-like isoform X2, with amino-acid sequence MEMASAPISRGEDEIDIELQVHCLETKAYSAVLRAFNAESDALSWEKAELISHIRKGLRISSAEHKEILRKISSDELVKSIRITSEQDGLAACNILHAAGPPKVVITSMQIADKLLLIGSHQKIKIIFLKSVDLFY
- the LOC109710896 gene encoding protein EMSY-LIKE 3-like isoform X3 → MEMASAPISRGEDEIDIELQVHCLETKAYSAVLRAFNAESDALSWEKAELISHIRKGLRISSAEHKEILRKISSDELVKSIRITSEQDGLAACNILHAAGPPKVVITSMQIADKLLLIGSHQKIKDALFVHLGLVA
- the LOC109710896 gene encoding protein EMSY-LIKE 3-like isoform X1 yields the protein MEMASAPISRGEDEIDIELQVHCLETKAYSAVLRAFNAESDALSWEKAELISHIRKGLRISSAEHKEILRKISSDELVKSIRITSEQDGLAACNILHAAGPPKVVITSMQIADKLLLIGSHQKIKVLDNSSARYDKVV
- the LOC109710896 gene encoding protein EMSY-LIKE 3-like isoform X4; the encoded protein is MEMASAPISRGEDEIDIELQVHCLETKAYSAVLRAFNAESDALSWEKAELISHIRKGLRISSAEHKEILRKISSDELVKSIRITSEQDGLAACNILHAAGPPKVLDNSSARYDKVV